From one uncultured Paludibacter sp. genomic stretch:
- a CDS encoding Biotin/acetyl-CoA-carboxylase ligase has product MKNSLYIKSTSSTNDFLKDLIRKNTYPEGFTVYSDFQISGKGQQGNKWEAEKGKNLLFSFVIFPSHIFIYQQFIVSQIISIAIKGTLDKYIDDVKIKWPNDIYWKNYKIGGILIENSLQNNTIKSSIIGVGLNINQQEFSNNLPNPVSLKLITNKRYIRKKILQEIRENFMFLYKKSSFEEIKKEYFQGLFHNDGYYKYQAESGDIFSAKILKINDDGKLILETKNGLRQEFYFKEVQFII; this is encoded by the coding sequence ATGAAAAATTCACTGTATATAAAATCTACATCTTCCACAAACGATTTCCTGAAAGATTTAATCAGAAAAAACACATATCCCGAAGGATTTACCGTTTATTCCGATTTTCAAATCTCAGGCAAAGGACAGCAAGGCAATAAATGGGAAGCTGAAAAGGGGAAAAACCTACTTTTCAGTTTTGTTATCTTTCCTTCTCATATTTTTATCTATCAACAATTTATAGTTTCACAGATTATTAGCATTGCCATAAAAGGAACTTTAGACAAATATATTGACGACGTAAAAATTAAATGGCCTAACGATATTTATTGGAAAAATTATAAAATTGGAGGTATTTTAATAGAAAACTCATTGCAAAATAATACCATCAAAAGTTCCATCATCGGTGTAGGATTAAATATTAATCAACAGGAATTTAGCAACAACCTTCCCAATCCTGTTTCTTTAAAATTAATAACCAATAAACGTTATATCAGAAAAAAAATCTTACAAGAAATCCGAGAAAATTTTATGTTTTTGTACAAAAAATCTTCTTTTGAAGAAATAAAAAAAGAATATTTCCAAGGTTTATTTCATAACGACGGCTATTACAAATATCAAGCTGAATCGGGCGACATATTTTCCGCTAAAATATTGAAAATCAATGACGATGGAAAATTAATACTCGAAACAAAAAACGGACTTCGTCAGGAATTCTATTTTAAAGAAGTACAATTCATTATTTAG
- a CDS encoding conserved exported hypothetical protein (Evidence 4 : Unknown function but conserved in other organisms), which translates to MNKILILLLSTLFLFSFSARAEKIKIQTGIEVLKTENFKSLEGKRVGLITNPTGVDNNLKSTIDILFEAPNVKLVALYAPEHGVRGDVYAGDKVTDTIDSRTGVPVYSLYSRKANKYSEVMKDIDVLVYDIQDIGSRSYTYISTMGKAMQAAAEVGVEFMVLDRPNPLGGNRVEGNLAEDGFISGVSQFKIPYLYGLTCGELALMLNAEPQLGNTKTCKLQVIKMKGWKRKMLYSETGLQNQWVPTSPHIPEASSAFYYQASGIVGEFSYLSIGVGYTVPFKLFAAPWINAVDLTNRLNNLKLPGVIFRPIYLQPFYGAYKGQNIQGVQFHITDFEKVPLTEIQFYVVQEVVALYPEHKLFTEEFSKRFNMFDKVCGTDKIREFFGKNYRWEDAKTYWYKDVEAWKKLSKKYWLYK; encoded by the coding sequence ATGAATAAAATATTAATTCTACTTTTATCTACGTTGTTTTTGTTTTCTTTTTCAGCCCGTGCCGAAAAAATTAAAATTCAAACTGGAATTGAAGTTCTGAAAACTGAAAACTTCAAATCGTTAGAAGGAAAACGTGTGGGTTTGATTACCAATCCTACCGGGGTTGATAACAATTTGAAATCAACCATTGATATTCTTTTTGAAGCGCCAAATGTAAAATTAGTTGCGCTTTATGCTCCGGAACACGGTGTGCGCGGTGATGTTTATGCGGGAGATAAAGTAACTGATACGATTGACAGTAGAACGGGCGTTCCGGTTTATTCGCTTTATTCTCGAAAAGCAAATAAATATTCAGAGGTGATGAAAGATATTGATGTTTTAGTATATGATATTCAGGATATTGGTTCACGCTCATACACATACATCAGCACAATGGGAAAAGCGATGCAAGCTGCAGCCGAAGTTGGCGTGGAATTTATGGTGCTTGATCGTCCAAATCCGTTGGGAGGAAACCGTGTGGAAGGAAATTTGGCGGAAGATGGTTTTATTTCAGGTGTAAGCCAGTTTAAAATTCCTTATTTGTACGGACTTACTTGTGGAGAATTAGCTTTGATGCTCAACGCAGAACCGCAACTGGGAAACACAAAAACGTGCAAATTGCAGGTGATTAAAATGAAAGGTTGGAAGCGGAAAATGCTATATTCCGAAACAGGATTACAAAATCAATGGGTTCCAACTTCACCTCATATTCCCGAAGCAAGTTCTGCTTTTTATTATCAGGCGTCGGGCATTGTTGGCGAATTTAGTTACCTGTCGATTGGTGTAGGTTATACAGTGCCTTTCAAACTTTTTGCTGCGCCTTGGATAAATGCTGTGGATTTAACTAACAGATTGAACAATTTGAAGTTACCCGGAGTAATTTTCCGTCCGATTTATTTGCAACCGTTTTATGGAGCCTATAAAGGACAGAATATTCAAGGAGTGCAGTTTCATATTACCGACTTTGAAAAAGTTCCATTAACTGAAATTCAGTTTTATGTAGTACAAGAAGTCGTTGCGCTTTATCCGGAGCATAAACTTTTTACAGAAGAATTTAGTAAACGTTTCAATATGTTTGATAAAGTATGCGGAACAGATAAAATACGTGAGTTTTTTGGTAAAAATTACCGATGGGAAGATGCAAAAACGTATTGGTACAAAGATGTAGAGGCTTGGAAAAAACTGTCGAAGAAATATTGGCTGTATAAATAA
- a CDS encoding conserved exported hypothetical protein (Evidence 4 : Unknown function but conserved in other organisms), translating into MKKIFFSLAVFLFTVNIFSQSLPKVSPEQAGMDGRKLLYADSAILQAIHNKDIPGAVLAVVKNDKIAYLKAYGNKQVYPDTIPMDVNTVFDLASCTKPLATAISTMILIERGKIRLHDKVGLYVPDFNSWQDSTGKKKDVRIVDLLTHTSGLPPYAPVATLEKQYGSPNPSGLISYISTCKRDFEPETNFQYSCLNFITLQRIIEKVSGKNLRDFAKENIFDVLGMKHTDYNPTGETLLRVAPTEKQKDGSVLKGVVHDPLARVMNGGISGNAGLFSDANDLAILATALQNGGEYNEKRILSPLGVKTMQTIPQGFEKFGRALGWDIYSDYASNQGDLFSPNTYGHTGYTGTSIIIDPENKVSVILLTNRVHPEDKSEVVTLRGKIANIVAASIYQPQQTYHPHYYQRLSEFENETPITSNDIVMIGNSLTENGGDWGKRFDLPNVKNRGISGDVAMGIYDRLYQILPAKPKKIFLMCGINDVSHNLTPDSIVKMIDLIVSRVQKESPQTKIYLQSLFPINETFGRYKRLERKTNLIPEINQKLKETAYQHKIIFINLFPLFVEKNTIVLRKELTDDGLHLNENGYNIWVKKLKKYMN; encoded by the coding sequence ATGAAAAAAATATTTTTTTCGCTTGCTGTTTTTCTATTTACAGTAAATATTTTTTCCCAATCATTGCCGAAAGTTTCTCCGGAACAAGCCGGAATGGATGGGAGGAAATTACTATACGCGGATAGTGCAATTTTGCAAGCAATTCATAATAAGGATATTCCGGGTGCAGTATTGGCTGTGGTAAAAAATGATAAAATTGCTTATTTGAAGGCGTACGGAAACAAGCAAGTTTATCCCGACACCATTCCAATGGATGTAAATACTGTTTTTGACTTAGCATCATGTACAAAACCTTTGGCTACGGCTATTTCAACAATGATTTTAATCGAACGGGGAAAAATTCGATTGCATGATAAAGTCGGTTTATATGTTCCGGATTTTAACTCGTGGCAAGATTCAACCGGGAAGAAAAAGGATGTTAGAATCGTTGATTTGCTAACACATACTTCAGGATTGCCTCCTTATGCTCCCGTGGCAACATTGGAAAAACAATACGGATCGCCCAATCCAAGCGGATTAATTTCATATATTTCAACTTGTAAACGTGATTTTGAGCCGGAAACAAATTTTCAATATAGTTGCTTGAATTTTATCACTTTACAACGGATAATAGAAAAAGTAAGCGGAAAGAATCTGCGCGATTTTGCCAAAGAAAACATATTTGATGTTTTGGGAATGAAACACACTGATTATAATCCCACAGGTGAAACCTTATTGAGAGTTGCTCCTACCGAAAAACAAAAAGACGGCAGTGTATTGAAAGGAGTCGTACACGATCCGCTTGCACGTGTGATGAATGGTGGAATTTCAGGAAATGCAGGACTTTTTTCCGATGCGAACGATTTGGCAATTTTAGCAACTGCGCTGCAAAATGGCGGAGAATACAATGAAAAGCGTATTTTAAGTCCATTGGGAGTAAAAACGATGCAAACCATACCACAAGGTTTTGAGAAATTTGGAAGAGCGTTAGGTTGGGATATTTATTCCGATTACGCTTCCAATCAAGGCGATTTATTCAGTCCAAACACGTATGGTCATACCGGTTATACCGGAACTTCCATTATTATTGATCCTGAAAATAAAGTCTCGGTGATATTACTTACTAATCGTGTGCATCCTGAAGATAAAAGCGAGGTGGTAACTTTACGCGGGAAGATTGCCAATATTGTTGCCGCATCGATTTATCAACCACAACAAACATATCATCCTCATTATTATCAACGGCTTTCGGAGTTTGAAAATGAAACGCCTATCACCTCCAACGATATTGTAATGATTGGGAACAGCTTGACTGAAAATGGAGGCGATTGGGGGAAACGTTTTGATTTGCCGAATGTAAAAAACAGAGGAATAAGCGGAGATGTTGCGATGGGAATTTACGACCGCTTATATCAAATTTTGCCGGCAAAACCTAAAAAGATTTTTCTGATGTGTGGCATTAATGATGTTTCGCATAATTTAACTCCCGACAGTATTGTAAAAATGATAGATTTGATTGTTTCAAGAGTGCAAAAGGAGTCTCCCCAAACAAAAATTTATCTGCAAAGTTTGTTTCCCATCAATGAAACTTTTGGAAGGTATAAACGATTGGAAAGAAAAACAAATTTAATTCCGGAAATAAATCAAAAGTTAAAAGAAACAGCATATCAACACAAAATTATTTTTATCAATCTATTTCCTTTATTTGTGGAGAAAAACACTATTGTTTTAAGAAAAGAACTTACAGATGATGGTTTGCATTTGAATGAAAACGGTTATAATATTTGGGTGAAAAAATTGAAAAAATATATGAATTAG
- the yfeU gene encoding putative PTS component; possibly regulatory (Evidence 3 : Putative function from multiple computational evidences; Product type r : regulator) has product MAFIKISEHPSLYNDLDKKSVREILEDINTEDQKVALAVKKAIPQIEKLVTKIVPRMKQGGRIFYVGAGTSGRLGVLDASEIPPTYGMPPTLIIGIIAGGDVALKRAVEYAEDDPEQSWKDLQAHHINEKDTVIGIAASGITPYVVGAIHNARKNGLLTGCITSNPDSLMAAEAEIPIEMIVGPEYVTGSSRMKSGTGQKMILNMISTSVMIQLGRVKGNKMINLQLNNKKLVDRGTRMLVEELHIPYEQANALLLMHGSVKKAVETYKSQTLE; this is encoded by the coding sequence ATGGCTTTTATAAAAATATCAGAACATCCGTCTCTTTATAATGATTTAGATAAAAAGTCAGTTCGTGAAATACTGGAAGATATTAACACGGAAGATCAAAAAGTGGCATTAGCTGTTAAAAAAGCAATACCGCAAATCGAAAAATTAGTTACAAAAATAGTTCCGCGTATGAAGCAGGGCGGACGTATTTTCTATGTGGGAGCCGGAACAAGCGGACGTTTAGGCGTACTTGACGCATCGGAAATTCCACCTACTTACGGAATGCCGCCAACATTGATTATAGGAATTATTGCCGGAGGCGATGTCGCTCTGAAAAGAGCTGTTGAATATGCCGAAGATGATCCCGAACAAAGCTGGAAAGATTTGCAGGCACATCATATAAACGAAAAAGATACTGTAATAGGCATTGCCGCATCAGGAATTACACCTTACGTAGTGGGAGCCATTCACAATGCTCGTAAAAACGGGCTACTTACAGGATGTATTACGAGCAATCCTGATAGTCTTATGGCGGCAGAAGCTGAAATTCCTATCGAAATGATTGTGGGACCCGAATATGTTACAGGAAGCTCCAGAATGAAATCAGGAACAGGACAAAAAATGATTCTGAATATGATTTCCACTTCGGTGATGATACAATTAGGACGCGTGAAAGGAAATAAAATGATTAATCTGCAACTAAACAATAAAAAATTAGTAGACAGAGGTACGCGTATGTTGGTGGAAGAATTACATATACCTTATGAACAAGCTAATGCTTTGCTTTTAATGCACGGTTCAGTAAAAAAAGCGGTAGAAACATATAAAAGCCAAACTTTAGAGTGA
- a CDS encoding Extracellular ribonuclease (fragment), with product MRLFLKFHTMYKKSLTLLVSLFIQITFLFASAPAGYYTSSTLDGKNTSALRTALQTIITNGHSILSYDTELYPAYSSTDINPSTGKIWDMYSNCSFTYPDDENHSSYSSECDNYNREHTTPQSWFGGSIPMYSDLFNVYPTDSYVNNRRSNYPYGEVGSATYTSGNGSKLGTSNFSGYSGIVFEPVDEYKGDFARTYFYMATRYADICSGWASNTAEAAVVYGNNLGFTQYAIDLFLKWSRQDPVSQKEIDRNDAVYGKQNNRNPFIDFPGLEEYIWGNKTTEAFYVSGGTTVTAPTVTSPTSTDITPSSATLGGNITSVGNGTITESGIYYSATDGFADGTGTKVTGSATTTGAFTVSVNGLSASTPYYYKAFATNSAGTGYTSQASFITSANNGPTIVSGDVRNSGATLTYGTASGSATKSLYIKTERITGDLTVTVSGTGFSTSVTTIPMANAQAGYYLFVYFNPTTAGTYTGTLTISGGGLVSDYQVNLSGSK from the coding sequence TTGCGTTTATTTTTAAAATTTCATACTATGTACAAAAAATCACTTACACTTTTAGTTTCTTTATTTATTCAAATCACCTTTTTATTTGCTTCAGCTCCGGCAGGATATTACACATCTTCTACATTAGACGGGAAAAACACCTCAGCTTTACGCACCGCTTTACAAACAATTATCACTAACGGACACAGCATATTGAGCTATGATACAGAATTATATCCCGCATATAGTTCTACCGATATAAATCCGTCTACGGGAAAAATTTGGGATATGTATTCCAACTGCAGTTTTACATATCCTGATGATGAAAATCACAGTTCGTATAGCTCAGAATGTGATAATTACAATAGAGAACATACCACTCCTCAAAGTTGGTTTGGTGGTTCTATTCCTATGTATTCCGATTTATTCAACGTTTATCCCACAGACAGTTACGTAAATAACAGAAGAAGTAATTATCCTTATGGAGAAGTTGGTTCCGCAACTTATACTTCAGGGAATGGGAGCAAGTTAGGAACTTCTAATTTTTCAGGATATTCAGGTATTGTTTTTGAGCCGGTTGATGAATACAAAGGCGATTTTGCACGCACCTATTTTTATATGGCAACAAGATATGCTGATATTTGTTCAGGATGGGCATCAAACACCGCTGAAGCTGCTGTTGTATATGGAAATAATTTAGGATTCACACAGTATGCTATTGATTTATTTTTAAAATGGAGTCGACAAGATCCTGTAAGTCAAAAAGAAATAGATAGAAATGATGCTGTTTACGGGAAACAAAATAACAGAAATCCATTTATAGATTTTCCCGGATTAGAGGAATATATTTGGGGAAATAAAACTACTGAAGCTTTTTATGTTAGCGGAGGGACTACAGTTACGGCTCCTACTGTTACATCGCCAACATCAACAGATATTACGCCTTCTTCTGCAACTTTAGGAGGGAATATCACTTCTGTAGGGAATGGTACTATTACAGAATCAGGTATATATTACAGCGCTACAGATGGTTTTGCAGATGGCACCGGAACAAAAGTTACAGGTTCTGCAACTACAACGGGGGCATTTACTGTTTCTGTAAATGGATTATCTGCTTCCACTCCATATTATTATAAGGCATTTGCAACAAATAGTGCAGGAACTGGTTATACATCACAAGCGAGCTTTATCACTTCAGCAAATAATGGTCCTACAATTGTTTCAGGAGATGTAAGAAATTCAGGAGCAACATTGACTTACGGAACTGCTTCAGGTTCTGCAACAAAAAGTTTATATATAAAAACAGAAAGAATTACAGGAGACTTAACCGTAACTGTTTCCGGAACCGGATTTAGCACATCTGTAACAACTATTCCTATGGCAAATGCACAAGCAGGTTATTATCTTTTTGTTTACTTTAATCCGACAACAGCAGGGACTTATACAGGAACATTAACCATTTCCGGAGGCGGTTTAGTTAGCGATTACCAAGTAAATTTATCGGGAAGTAAATAA
- a CDS encoding conserved membrane hypothetical protein (Evidence 4 : Unknown function but conserved in other organisms) has protein sequence MENIKTQRILALDILRGITIAGMILVNDPGSWXHIYTPLEHAQWNGLTPTDLVFPFFMFIMGISXFISLSKFNFEFTASTAKKIIKRTVLLYLVGLAIAWFSLTCRTFNNIDNASLPFFERLGKSMWNFDRIRVLGVIPRLAICYGVVSFVVISIKHKFIPYLIAFLLIGYFILLMLGNGFAYDKTNILSIVDFKVLGEKHMYIDNGIEPEGILSTIPAIAHVLLGFFVGKIMMETKDINRKIERLFITGAILTFSGFLLQYGCPINKKIWSPTFVLTTIGLSSTLLALLIWIVDVKGYKKWSRFFESFGVNPXFLYVLAAFLSIIFGNIKFMYEGQITNITGFLFTNFSKILNXLNASLLYALLFVGLNWIIGYVLYKKKIYIKL, from the coding sequence ATGGAAAATATAAAAACGCAACGAATTCTTGCTTTAGACATTCTCAGAGGAATTACCATTGCCGGAATGATTTTAGTGAACGATCCCGGTTCGTGGAGNCATATTTACACTCCACTGGAACACGCGCAGTGGAACGGATTAACTCCAACCGATTTGGTTTTCCCGTTTTTTATGTTTATTATGGGAATTTCGNTGTTTATTTCATTGAGTAAATTTAATTTTGAATTTACAGCGTCTACGGCAAAAAAAATCATCAAACGAACCGTTTTGCTTTATTTGGTAGGTTTAGCCATTGCTTGGTTTTCACTTACTTGTAGAACTTTTAATAACATTGATAATGCAAGTTTGCCTTTCTTTGAACGGCTTGGAAAATCGATGTGGAACTTTGACCGAATACGAGTTTTGGGTGTAATACCAAGATTGGCAATATGTTATGGGGTTGTTTCCTTTGTTGTTATCTCAATAAAACACAAATTTATTCCTTACCTGATAGCATTTTTATTAATAGGATATTTTATTTTGTTAATGCTAGGAAACGGTTTTGCATACGATAAAACGAATATTCTTTCTATTGTTGATTTCAAAGTTCTTGGAGAAAAACATATGTACATCGATAACGGCATTGAACCCGAAGGTATTTTGAGTACAATTCCAGCCATTGCACACGTACTTTTGGGATTTTTTGTCGGGAAAATTATGATGGAAACCAAAGATATTAATCGAAAAATCGAGCGTTTGTTTATTACAGGAGCTATTCTTACTTTTTCAGGTTTTTTACTGCAATACGGTTGTCCCATTAATAAAAAAATCTGGTCGCCAACTTTTGTGCTTACCACCATAGGATTAAGTTCAACATTACTTGCATTGCTTATTTGGATTGTAGATGTAAAAGGATATAAAAAATGGAGCAGATTTTTCGAATCATTCGGAGTTAATCCTNTNTTTTTGTATGTTTTAGCGGCATTTCTTTCCATTATTTTTGGGAATATAAAATTTATGTATGAAGGACAAATAACAAATATCACCGGTTTTCTTTTCACTAATTTCAGTAAGATATTAAACCANCTAAATGCATCTTTGCTTTATGCGTTGCTTTTTGTTGGACTCAACTGGATTATTGGTTATGTTTTATACAAAAAGAAGATTTATATAAAACTATAA
- a CDS encoding D-alanyl-D-alaninecarboxypeptidase/ D-alanyl-D-alanine-endopeptidase encodes MKKQVFSFFLLVFAISLSAQNPIDKFVNSDLLKNANVSLMVKDLASGKILYEYRAENATIPASTMKTVTTSTALELLGGNYQFKTTLEYDGKIDKAGVLNGNLYIKGSGDPTLGSSKLGDTLFLHRWVEEVKHIGIKKIVGNMIADNSRYDDEGVSPHWTWEDIGNYYAAGAYGISYKDNTYIIQFNSKAIGTTPEIVKITPNIPELRFTNHLKSSAIKYDSAYIYGAPRSNERSIYGEIPANRPQFFVKGDIPRPGLLLAQDFKKELLKNKIEINGTVKEIFWKTNTPRKAFYTHFSPELRDIVKEINVQSNNHYVEHLFRHLSLLKDSVASSNNAVAVIKNYWKQKSLPVEQLFMVDGSGLSPEDAVSAKFYTDLLTQMNNSRNNIDFRNSLPIAGITGTAKSFLDKTPLEGKVRAKSGTINRVRCYVGYIDTDSKKWAFAILVNNANGSARDVTNKMEEFLLNITQ; translated from the coding sequence ATGAAAAAACAAGTGTTCTCCTTTTTTCTATTGGTATTTGCAATTTCCTTATCGGCACAAAATCCGATTGATAAATTTGTAAACAGCGATTTGCTGAAAAATGCCAATGTAAGTTTAATGGTAAAAGATTTGGCTTCCGGTAAAATTTTGTATGAATATCGTGCAGAGAATGCAACCATTCCTGCTTCCACGATGAAAACCGTAACAACTTCCACTGCTTTAGAGTTGCTTGGAGGAAATTATCAATTTAAAACTACGCTTGAGTACGATGGAAAAATTGACAAAGCCGGGGTTTTGAATGGAAATCTCTATATCAAAGGCAGTGGCGACCCAACGTTAGGTTCTTCAAAGTTGGGCGACACTCTTTTCTTACATCGCTGGGTTGAGGAGGTAAAACATATCGGAATAAAAAAAATAGTAGGAAATATGATTGCTGATAACTCTCGATACGATGATGAAGGTGTGAGTCCTCACTGGACATGGGAAGATATTGGAAATTATTATGCTGCCGGAGCTTACGGGATTTCGTACAAAGACAACACTTACATCATTCAGTTTAATTCAAAAGCTATCGGTACTACGCCCGAAATTGTAAAAATTACTCCAAATATTCCCGAACTAAGATTTACAAATCACTTGAAAAGCTCCGCTATAAAATACGACAGCGCTTATATTTACGGCGCTCCCCGAAGCAACGAACGAAGTATTTATGGTGAAATTCCTGCAAACCGACCGCAATTTTTCGTTAAAGGAGACATTCCGCGTCCGGGATTATTATTGGCTCAAGATTTTAAAAAAGAATTATTGAAAAATAAAATTGAAATTAACGGAACTGTAAAAGAAATCTTTTGGAAAACAAACACCCCAAGAAAAGCATTTTACACCCATTTTTCACCCGAACTTCGCGACATTGTAAAAGAAATAAACGTGCAAAGCAATAATCACTATGTAGAGCATTTATTTCGTCATTTAAGTTTACTAAAAGATTCTGTGGCTTCATCAAACAACGCGGTTGCAGTTATTAAGAACTATTGGAAACAAAAATCGTTGCCCGTAGAGCAACTTTTTATGGTAGACGGTTCGGGGCTTTCGCCTGAAGATGCGGTTTCTGCAAAATTCTATACCGATTTGCTTACGCAAATGAATAATTCCCGAAATAATATTGATTTCAGAAATTCATTGCCCATAGCAGGCATAACCGGTACGGCGAAATCTTTTTTAGATAAAACTCCGCTCGAAGGAAAAGTGCGGGCAAAAAGCGGAACTATCAATCGTGTCCGGTGTTATGTGGGATATATCGACACCGATAGTAAAAAATGGGCTTTTGCGATTTTGGTAAATAACGCCAATGGTTCTGCCAGAGATGTTACAAATAAAATGGAAGAATTTTTACTCAACATTACGCAATGA
- a CDS encoding BadF/BadG/BcrA/BcrD ATPase family protein: protein MILIADSGSTKXDWSVVTNGNLEQRIYTKGINPYYQSEEEISEEIKTALVPYLNSKEFEAVYFYGAGCIFDKVEIVRRAIKQNLNVKGNIEVNSDMXAAARGLCGRDSGIACIMGTGSNSCYYNGNDIEKNVSPLGFILGDEGSGAVLGKLLVSDLLKNQLTSGLKEKFLEKYNLTPADIIDRVYRKPFPNRFLASLSPFLAENINDPKVRELVLNSFKSFLKRNVMQYEEHNTVIVHFVGSIAYYYKDILTQAINEMGMRLGNIIQSPMEGLIFYHSGKR, encoded by the coding sequence ATGATACTAATAGCAGACAGTGGCTCTACCAAGGNGGATTGGAGCGTAGTAACCAACGGGAATCTTGAACAACGAATTTATACAAAAGGAATAAATCCTTATTATCAATCAGAAGAAGAAATAAGCGAAGAAATAAAAACCGCTTTGGTTCCGTATTTGAATTCTAAAGAGTTTGAAGCCGTATATTTTTATGGTGCGGGATGTATTTTCGATAAAGTGGAAATAGTTAGACGTGCCATCAAACAAAATTTAAATGTAAAAGGGAATATTGAAGTTAATTCAGATATGTTNGCAGCAGCACGCGGACTTTGTGGACGCGACTCCGGTATTGCGTGTATTATGGGTACGGGTTCAAATTCTTGCTATTATAACGGGAATGACATTGAAAAAAATGTATCTCCGCTTGGTTTTATTTTGGGTGATGAAGGCAGTGGAGCTGTTTTAGGGAAATTGCTTGTGAGCGATTTACTTAAAAACCAATTAACATCGGGATTAAAAGAAAAATTCTTAGAAAAATATAATCTTACTCCCGCCGATATTATTGACCGTGTTTATCGTAAACCTTTCCCCAATAGGTTTTTAGCAAGTTTATCTCCGTTTCTGGCTGAAAATATAAATGACCCGAAAGTACGTGAATTGGTTTTGAATAGCTTTAAATCGTTTCTTAAACGTAACGTGATGCAATACGAAGAACACAATACAGTTATAGTGCATTTTGTAGGTTCCATTGCTTATTATTATAAAGATATTTTGACACAAGCAATCAATGAAATGGGAATGCGCTTGGGAAATATAATACAAAGCCCAATGGAAGGACTCATTTTTTATCATAGCGGTAAACGATAA